A window from Candidatus Scalindua japonica encodes these proteins:
- a CDS encoding ABC transporter permease yields MNNTVHTIPFINLMLAFIPAIAVVGILWRWGLGYGNSLYAILRMLIQLLLIGYFLIFIFKSDSYLIVGSVLAVMLFAASWIALRTAKIPRRVLYLKSFCSILIGGGLILLLITQGVLNLKPWYLPSNVIPLAGMIFASAMNSVSIAVERLDAEIERDVPYEKARVIALRASLIPITNSLFAVGLVSLPGMMTGQILSGVSPFIAARYQIMVMCMIFGSAGISSACFLTLVRSDFTDNVT; encoded by the coding sequence ATGAATAATACAGTACATACAATTCCCTTTATAAATCTGATGTTGGCTTTTATCCCGGCTATTGCTGTTGTCGGTATCCTGTGGCGATGGGGGCTTGGTTACGGGAACTCGCTCTATGCCATTTTGCGGATGCTTATTCAGCTTCTGCTGATAGGGTATTTTCTGATCTTTATTTTCAAATCGGATAGTTATCTGATAGTTGGATCTGTTCTGGCAGTTATGCTTTTCGCCGCGAGCTGGATAGCTTTGCGAACGGCAAAGATACCCCGCAGGGTATTGTATCTGAAATCATTCTGTTCTATTTTGATTGGTGGAGGGTTAATTTTGCTGTTAATAACACAGGGTGTCCTTAATCTGAAACCGTGGTATCTGCCGAGTAATGTGATTCCGCTTGCGGGGATGATCTTTGCCAGTGCGATGAATAGCGTCAGCATCGCGGTAGAGAGACTTGACGCGGAGATTGAGAGGGACGTTCCGTATGAAAAGGCACGAGTTATAGCACTCCGTGCATCGCTTATTCCTATAACAAATTCCCTGTTTGCAGTCGGGCTGGTCTCCCTGCCAGGGATGATGACAGGCCAGATTCTGTCCGGTGTTTCACCGTTTATAGCGGCGCGTTATCAGATCATGGTAATGTGTATGATATTCGGTTCAGCAGGTATTTCATCAGCCTGTTTCCTGACATTGGTCAGGTCTGATTTTACCGATAATGTGACATAG